The following coding sequences are from one Gossypium hirsutum isolate 1008001.06 chromosome A12, Gossypium_hirsutum_v2.1, whole genome shotgun sequence window:
- the LOC107934786 gene encoding probable transmembrane ascorbate ferrireductase 4 isoform X2 yields MFLNKPMAAVSPPLVPPLLFARISGILVAALVLSWALLFKSSFLPHSSLPSQEDLIYAVLHPLLMVIGFILISGEAILIHRWLPGSRNLKKSVHLCLQGVALGCGVFGIWTKFHGQDGIVANFFSLHSWMGLICVSLFGAQWLVGFVSFWHRGEVRTIRAKVLPWHIFLGLYTYGLAVATAETGLLEKSTFLQSRRTVSKHCPESMIVNSLGLGLVLLCGIVILTAVSPKYHALQTKLMYSSDAKCLSS; encoded by the exons ATGTTTCTAAACAAGCCCATGGCTGCAGTTTCTCCACCTTTGGTTCCGCCTCTCTTATTTGCTAGAATATCAGGGATCCTAGTGGCAGCTTTGGTCCTCTCGTGGGCTCTTCTTTTCAAGTCTAGCTTCCTTCCTCACTCTTCTTTACCCTCCCAAGAAGACCTCATCTATGCA GTCCTCCATCCTTTGCTCATGGTTATTGGCTTCATTCTCATAAGTGGGGAAG CTATATTGATACACAGGTGGTTGCCTGGTTCAAGGAATTTGAAGAAATCTGTGCATTTGTGCCTTCAAGGGGTGGCTTTAGGTTGTGGGGTTTTTGGGATTTGGACAAAGTTCCATGGACAAGATGGCATTGTGGCTAATTTTTTCAGCCTGCATTCTTGGATGGGTTTGATCTGTGTCAGCCTGTTTGGAGCTCAG TGGTTGGTGGGTTTTGTAAGCTTTTGGCACCGAGGTGAAGTGCGGACGATAAGAGCAAAGGTGTTGCCGTGGCATATCTTCCTTGGTCTCTACACTTATGGCTTAGCAGTGGCAACAGCGGAAACGGGGTTGTTAGAGAAATCGACATTCTTGCAAAGCAGGCGGACTGTATCCAAACACTGTCCGGAGTCCATGATTGTTAATAGTCTAGGTCTGGGGTTGGTTCTCCTCTGTGGCATTGTCATATTGACGGCAGTTTCGCCTAAATATCATGCTCTGCAAACCAAACTTATGTATTCCTCAGATGCCAAGTGTTTGTCCTCTTGA
- the LOC107934786 gene encoding probable transmembrane ascorbate ferrireductase 4 isoform X1 yields the protein MFLNKPMAAVSPPLVPPLLFARISGILVAALVLSWALLFKSSFLPHSSLPSQEDLIYAVLHPLLMVIGFILISGEGKSENEVKIDYSFFQTIESSSFFSAILIHRWLPGSRNLKKSVHLCLQGVALGCGVFGIWTKFHGQDGIVANFFSLHSWMGLICVSLFGAQWLVGFVSFWHRGEVRTIRAKVLPWHIFLGLYTYGLAVATAETGLLEKSTFLQSRRTVSKHCPESMIVNSLGLGLVLLCGIVILTAVSPKYHALQTKLMYSSDAKCLSS from the exons ATGTTTCTAAACAAGCCCATGGCTGCAGTTTCTCCACCTTTGGTTCCGCCTCTCTTATTTGCTAGAATATCAGGGATCCTAGTGGCAGCTTTGGTCCTCTCGTGGGCTCTTCTTTTCAAGTCTAGCTTCCTTCCTCACTCTTCTTTACCCTCCCAAGAAGACCTCATCTATGCA GTCCTCCATCCTTTGCTCATGGTTATTGGCTTCATTCTCATAAGTGGGGAAGGTAAATcagaaaatgaagtgaaaataGATTATTCTTTTTTTCAAACAATTGAAAGTTCTTCTTTCTTTTCAGCTATATTGATACACAGGTGGTTGCCTGGTTCAAGGAATTTGAAGAAATCTGTGCATTTGTGCCTTCAAGGGGTGGCTTTAGGTTGTGGGGTTTTTGGGATTTGGACAAAGTTCCATGGACAAGATGGCATTGTGGCTAATTTTTTCAGCCTGCATTCTTGGATGGGTTTGATCTGTGTCAGCCTGTTTGGAGCTCAG TGGTTGGTGGGTTTTGTAAGCTTTTGGCACCGAGGTGAAGTGCGGACGATAAGAGCAAAGGTGTTGCCGTGGCATATCTTCCTTGGTCTCTACACTTATGGCTTAGCAGTGGCAACAGCGGAAACGGGGTTGTTAGAGAAATCGACATTCTTGCAAAGCAGGCGGACTGTATCCAAACACTGTCCGGAGTCCATGATTGTTAATAGTCTAGGTCTGGGGTTGGTTCTCCTCTGTGGCATTGTCATATTGACGGCAGTTTCGCCTAAATATCATGCTCTGCAAACCAAACTTATGTATTCCTCAGATGCCAAGTGTTTGTCCTCTTGA